A single genomic interval of Anopheles darlingi chromosome X, idAnoDarlMG_H_01, whole genome shotgun sequence harbors:
- the LOC125951566 gene encoding contactin, translated as MAVRLVYLICVCGFFKIGPISGQQVLYTGNNRFYEENNGYRRGEQSGLTNLDDAFLKSSNDRQSLEDFFCPEYWTAFRNTCLRIYKSPRKSWYDAQKICQANQGDLVSIDTIEKHSFLVKLMDQDVSRQHRYYVSARQVSIGNWVNADKSQLIAIEDAINYEESQEESTDELQSYFEGNKNGIERTDSLELGNKYFQNERYRNRNYIVLGFNMRNERWQFYPVSGDDSYLFICESRSLYSADNMNTLLENRRSYDYGLELRDLEKIPRGPYFIKQPVDTTYDTGKFQITKDVTLSCLAGGYPTPKYTWYKEEYIKDNLTVIPIDPLKNRYHTVSGGNLIIHNPTQNRDQGTYHCTAHNPYGKIISESVQLNFGYILEFNLQRAPEKGEENWGKALVCEEPQHYPDVKFYWSRNFFPNFVFEDQRVFVSHDGSIYFSSLEIMDRANYSCTVLSTVSDTGRNGPFFELSVSPSPHYQDLIFANSFPKAFPKVPLAGKDVRLECMTYGYPVASYNWTRRNGNLPRLSRLENFNRVLVIQNATVNDNGEYACTARNGKKSIVQSIFVNVQMEPNFTIPLRDRTRDFQSSVTFLCEAFAIPDVNYTWYKNGELMDDREGGKFNRDKYTIQDNLLKINFLEPETDDGMYQCKATNQLKGVYSSAQLRVLSMKPSFKKRPLESEIYSIANGNTTIVCEPEAAPTPKIVWKKDGSVIGSGGHRKIYPTGTLFISPTSRDDEGTYTCIASNNQGMAESKARLIVLQELRFTEQLPSKLIKQIGEMLYLRCDVTYDQLLDVAFIWTHNGQVLNVDNPEDERRRTANLGPAQWDSARIRIHYNNLEVHNLTLVDGGEYECIAKSSVNRIVSKSQVLIQGPPGAPGAVKVIDIKKTEAMLEWTNGNENGRPILYYNILGRTNWNRTWVNITQHVIAQEVDRYNGRRRATVGNLTPWCGYEFSVVAVNDLGIGAPSLPSPVYSTQKDKPYIAPRNVGGGGGKIGDLTITWDPLLPQEQNSIEIHYKVFYRLHGQREWASEELKRQGNMGKAVIHVATDKYYTKYEVKVQAINDLGMGPISEPVTIYSAEDMPQVAPQQTIARSFNSTALNVTWVPVSQNRESIRGKLIGHRLKYWKKEHKEEDSVYYLSRTTRPWALIVGLEPDTYYFVKVMAYNAAGEGPESERYLERTYRKAPQKPPSSVTIEGINPSTIQVEWRYIAPSQDEEPVQGYKIRIWEIDQDMSSANDTVVPIGKKLEKRIDNLTPGKSYNLRVLAFSNGGDGRMSSPPIQFKMGITHTPSNKCASLSSVPFSLIAILSTLLLVL; from the exons ATGGCGgtgcgtttggtttatttgatttgtgtttgtggctttTTCAAAATAGGTCCCATCTCTGGCCAGCAAGTTCTGTATACAGGAAACAATCGGTTCTACGAAGAGAACAATGGATATCGAAGAGGAGAGCAAAGCGGATTGACCAACCTAGACGATGCATTCCTCAAGTCTTCTAACGATCGACAAAGCTTGGAAGATTTCTTCTGCCCAGAATACTGGACTGCCTTTCGCAACACATGCCTTCGTATCTACAAATCACCACGAAAAAGTTGGTatgatgcacagaaaatttgTCAAGCCAACCAGGGCGACCTGGTGAGCATCGATACAATCGAAAAACATTCGTTCCTCGTCAAGCTGATGGACCAGGATGTGAGCAGGCAGCACCGCTATTATGTGTCAGCCCGTCAGGTGTCCATCGGAAACTGGGTAAACGCGGACAAGAGCCAACTGATCGCTATAGAGGACGCTATCAATTATGAAGAGTCCCAGGAAGAATCGACGGATGAGCTGCAGTCGTATTTTGAGGGAAATAAGAATGGCATTGAGCGGACTGACTCGTTAGAACTTGGTAATAAGTACTTCCAAAATGAGCGATATCGGAACCGTAACTACATTGTCCTTGGGTTCAACATGCGCAATGAAAGGTGGCAGTTTTATCCAGTATCTGGAGACGATAGTTATTTGTTTATATGTGAATCACGCTCCTTGTACAGCGCCGACAATATGAACACGTTGTTAGAGAACCGGCGTAGCTACGACTATGGCCTGGAACTGAGAGATTTGGAGAAGATACCGAGGGGGCCTTACTTCATAAAGCAACCTGTTGATACAACCTACGATACGGGCAAATTTCAAATCACGAAAGACGTTACATTGAGCTGTTTGGCAGGCGGATACCCAACACCAAAATACACATGGTACAAGGAAGAGTATATAAAAGACAATCTAACCGTGATACCGATCGATCCACTAAAGAACCGCTACCATACCGTTAGCGGTGGTAACCTTATCATCCACAATCCGACACAAAACCGTGACCAAG GAACCTATCATTGCACAGCACACAACCCATACGGGAAAATCATATCAGAAAGTGTGCAACTTAACTTTGGCTATATCCTCGAGTTCAATCTTCAGCGTGCGCCGGAAAAGGGTGAAGAGAACTGGGGTAAAGCTTTAGTGTGTGAGGAACCGCAGCACTATCCTGATGTAAAATTTTACTGGTCGCGTAATTTCTTCCCAAATTTCGTTTTTGAGGATCAGCGTGTTTTTGTGAGCCACGATGGTTCGATTTACTTCAGTTCGTTAGAGATCATGGATCGTGCCAACTACTCTTGCACCGTGCTGAGCACCGTCAGCGATACCGGTCGTAATGGTCCGTTTTTTGAGCTCTCTGTATCGCCCTCGCCACATTATCAGGATCTGATATTTGCGAATTCGTTTCCAAAGGCTTTCCCGAAAGTGCCACTAGCAGGAAAGGATGTACGCCTTGAGTGTATGACATACGGTTATCCTGTAGCATCCTACAACTGGACCCGTCGAAACGGTAATCTACCCCGTCTTTCTCGCCTCGAAAATTTCAACCGAGTGCTTGTGATTCAGAACGCCACGGTAAACGATAACGGCGAGTATGCATGTACTGCTCGCAATGGTAAAAAATCTATCGTCCAGAGTATCTTCGTGAATGTCCAGATGGAACCGAATTTCACTATACCATTGCGCGACCGAACGAGGGACTTTCAGAGCTCTGTAACGTTTCTCTGCGAAGCTTTCGCGATTCCGGACGTCAACTACACTTGGTACAAGAATGGTGAGCTAATGGACGATCGCGAAGGGGGGAAATTCAATCGTGACAAGTACACCATACAGGataatttgttgaaaatcaACTTTCTCGAACCGGAAACTGATGATGGGATGTATCAATGTAAGGCCACGAACCAGCTTAAAGGTGTATACTCATCAGCACAGTTGCGTGTGCTCAGTATGAAGCCCTCATTCAAAAAACGACCGCTTGAGTCTGAGATATATAGCATCGCAAACGGTAACACAACAATTGTGTGTGAACCAGAGGCCGCCCCAACACCGAAGATTGTGTGGAAAAAGGATGGTAGCGTGATTGGTAGCGGCGGCCATCGGAAGATCTACCCAACCGGTACACTGTTTATTTCGCCGACATCGCGCGATGACGAAGGTACTTATACCTGCATTGCTTCCAATAACCAGGGAATGGCAGAATCGAAAGCACGGCTAATCGTACTGCAAGAGCTGCGGTTCACTGAGCAGCTACCAAGCAAGCTGATCAAACAGATCGGCGAGATGTTATATTTGCGTTGTGATGTAACCTACGATCAGCTTCTTGATGTTGCCTTTATCTGGACGCACAATGGCCAGGTGCTAAATGTTGACAATCCGGAAGATGAACGGAGGAGGACAGCTAATCTGGGCCCAGCGCAATGGGATAGTGCAAGGATCAGAATTCATTACAACAATTTAGAGGTGCACAATCTTACACTGGTAGACGGTGGTGAATATGAGTGTATCGCTAAATCATCCGTAAATCGGATTGTGTCCAAATCACAAGTTTTAATCCAAGGTCCACCAGGGGCACCAGGCGCTGTGAAAGTGATCGACATAAAGAAGACGGAAGCAATGCTGGAATGGACGAATGGCAATGAAAATGGCCGTCCCATCTTGTACTACAACATACTTGGCCGTACTAACTGGAACCGAACGTGGGTGAATATTACGCAACATGTTATCGCACAAGAGGTAGATAGGTACAATGGACGACGCCGCGCGACAGTCGGCAACCTGACACCGTGGTGTGGGTACGAGTTCAGTGTGGTTGCCGTAAACGATCTCGGAATTGGAGCACCTAGTTTGCCATCGCCGGTATACAGTACACAGAAGGATAAACCATACATAGCACCGCGCAATGTTGGCGGAGGAGGCGGCAAAATTGGTGATCTTACCATAACATGGGATCCATTGCTGCCCCAGGAGCAGAACAGCATCGAAATCCATTACAAGGTATTCTACCGTCTTCACGGACAGCGTGAATGGGCAAGTGAAGAGCTCAAACGCCAGGGTAACATGGGTAAAGCTGTGATTCATGTGGCTACTGATAAGTACTATACGAAGTACGAGGTTAAGGTACAGGCAATCAATGACCTCGGAATGGGACCGATTAGTGAACCCGTAACAATTTACTCGGCGGAAGATATGCCGCAGGTTGCACCACAGCAAACCATTGCTCGAAGTTTCAACTCCACCGCGCTCAACGTCACCTGGGTTCCTGTTTCACAGAACAGAGAGAGTATTCGTGGCAAATTGATCGGTCATCGG CTGAAGTACTGGAAAAAGGAGCACAAGGAGGAAGACTCGGTGTACTATTTGTCGCGTACAACGCGTCCGTGGGCACTGATCGTAGGACTTGAACCAGATACCTACTATTTCGTGAAAGTGATGGCATATAATGCGGCCGGCGAAGGACCCGAAAGCGAACGCTATCTTGAACGGACGTATCGTAAAGCGCCACAGAAACCGCCTTCCTCGGTGACCATTGAGGGTATCAATCCATCAACTATTCAGGTCGAATGGCGTTACATTGCTCCCTCGCAAGATGAAGAACCAGTGCAAGGCTACAAGATTCGCATATGGGAAATCGATCAAGACATGTCAAGCGCTAATGACACGGTCGTCCCGATTggaaaaaaattggaaaaacgaATAGATAATCTCACTCCGG GTAAATCGTACAATCTTCGAGTGCTGGCTTTCAGCAATGGTGGTGACGGCAGAATGTCCAGTCCGCCGATACAATTTAAGATGG GTATTACGCATACACCCTCAAATAAATGTGCCAGTCTGTCGTCGGTTCCATTTAGCCTTATAGCGATACTCAGTACGCTACTACTAGTTTTGTAG